The window CAAGGTAAGCTTATCGACGTGATTGGTAAGGTACTAACACCTGCACTATTCGTTGGTTTGGTTGTACTTGCGATTGCTGTATTCGTTAATCCTCAAGGCGATATTCTTGCGGCTCATGGTGAGTACATCACTCAGCCAATGACTAAAGGTTTCCTTGAAGGCTACAACACCATGGATACTTTTGCTTCTTTGATGTTTGGTATGCTGATTGTTGACGCGATTCGTAGCAAAGGTATTACAGACCGTGCAGCGACGACTAAGTATCTGATCAGCGCAGGTTGCATTGCAGCAGCTGGTCTAGCGTTTGTTTACATCTCTCTGTTCTTCCTAGGCGCAACAAGTGCAACAGTTGCTGCGGGTGCCGACAATGGCGGCGCTATCTTAAGCCTTTACGTTCAATCGTTGTTTGGTCCTTCTGGTCAGCTAGTGCTTTCTGTGATCGTACTATTGGCGTGTCTAACAACAGCGATTGGCCTTGTATCAGCATGTTCTGATTACTTCAGCTCGCTAACGCCTCTGTCTTACAAGACTTGGGTAATCATTAACGGTGTCGCTTGTGCAACCGTAGCGAACGTAGGTCTTTCTCAACTGATTTCTCTGTCTGTACCAGTATTGTTTGCGCTTTACCCGGTCGCTATCGCTCTAGTCGCACTGACGTTCTTGCGTAGCCGTTTCCCGAATCCAAAAGCGGCTTACCGCGTAGTGGTATTAGTATCGTTGATGTTTGCTCTAATTGATGGCGCTAAAGTAGCGGGTGTCGATGTGTCTGCACTTAAGATGCTGCCATTGTTCGAGATTGGTATGGGTTGGTTGCTTCCAACGGCTGCTGCAATCATCTGTATGTTCTTTGTTGGTAAATCAACAGAACAAGAGATGGCGGAAGAGACGGTTTAATCTTCCGTTGAGATTAAATCGTTAGTCCGTATTCAATATAAAGTTGAATAGAAAAGGCCTCATTACTTCGCAGTAATGAGGCCTTTTTGTATTCTGTTGTTTCGGAGCGTTCGGTTCGGTTTAAACCTAGAACTTAGAACTTAGAACTTAGAACTTAGAACTTAAAGCTTTTCGCTGTACTCGACCAGTACTTGTTCAACCCAAGTTGCGATACGTTCATCGCTGAGTTCGTACTGTGAATCTTCATCCAGAGCTAAACCAACAAATTGAGATTTGTCTTCTGTTAATGCTTTCGATGCTTCGAATTCGTAGCTGTCATCGTTTGGCCAGAAGCCGACAAACTCAGCGCCTGCGGTTTTTAGTTCATCATGCAAGAGTCCCATCGCATCTAAGAACCACTCACCGTAGCCTTCTTGATCTCCTAGACCAAATAGAGCCACAACCTTGCCTTTCATTGGCGTGGTTGCGATGTCTTCCCACAACTCATTCCAATCTTCTTGAATTTCACCGAAATCCCACGTTGAGATACCAAGCAGTAAAAGGTCGTAGTCCGCCATAAAAGAAAGAGGGGTTTCTTTCACGTTATGGATATCAACTAAGTCTTCACCAATAATGCCGCGAATTTTCTCTGCTGCCATTTCGGTATAGCAGGTGGTTGAGCCGTAAAATAATCCAATTTTCATAGCAAACGTTCGATTTTAATTTCAGATGGCGGATTCTAACCATAAATCGGCTTCGATTGCAGCGATTATCCGCTCAAGTCGTAATTTTTATGGCATTCATATTTGCTCTGACATACTCTCAAAACAGTTTCCAATATTGTGAGTAACACTATGCAGTCGCCTCAAGGGCAGAGCGCAGACCACGGTCTCGTTGAGCAGTTTTTAGATGCTATGTGGATGGAGAGAGGGTTATCAGAGAATACACTCGTCTCTTATCGTACGGATTTATCCAAACTACTGACGTGGATGGAAAAGCATAATTATCGCCTCGATTTTATTAGCCTGTCAGGGCTACAAGATTATCAAGGTTGGTTAGCTGACGCCGATTTCAAGCAGACATCTCGTGCTCGTATGTTGTCTGCCATTCGTCGTTTGTTCCAATATTTACATCGCGAGAAAGTAAGAGCCGACGATCCTAGTGCGCTGTTGATCAGCCCGAAACTGCCGAAGCGCTTACCGAAAGATTTAAGTGAAGAGCAAGTGGATTCGCTTCTTGAAGCGCCAGATCCAAACGACCCTATTGAGCTTCGCGATAAAGCGATGCTTGAGTTACTATATGCAACTGGACTTCGTGTGACTGAGCTCGTTAGCCTGACCATGGAAAACATCAGCCTAAGGCAAGGTGTGGTGCGTGTGATCGGTAAAGGTGGCAAAGAGCGCTTGGTACCAATGGGCGAAAATGCGGTCGATTGGATAGAGACATTTATCGAGCAAGGTCGCCCACAATTGTTGGGTGATAATAGTTCGGATGTGGTTTTTCCGAGTAAACGAGCGAAGCAAATGACCCGTCAAACGTTCTGGTATCGTATCAAGCATTATTCGGTGATAGCGGGTATCGACACGGAATTATTGTCGCCACACGTATTAAGGCATGCTTTTGCAACGCATTTACTGAACTATGGCGCAGATCTCAGGGTCGTACAGATGTTGCTTGGGCATAGTGACTTATCGACAACCCAAATTTATACTCACGTGGCGACTGAAAGGCTGAAGCAAATTCACGCTCAGCATCACCCACGTGCTTAAATCCATTTATTTTTAAGGTGAACTTAATGAGCGTATTACGCCGTCTTCCTCTATTAGCGCTTCCTCTCATGATTACTGCATGTAATGCATCAGAAGCGAAAGTAGAACAAACATCAACAGCCGTAGAAGTTGCTTCAGCACAAGCTGTTGATACAACCGCGTTAACAAAGCGCTTTGAAAAAATCGGTATTAAGGTAGAGAAGATTGTTCCTTCAGATATCGATGGTCTGTTAGAAATTCAAACCAACAGCGGCATTATCTTTTCTTCTCCAAAGGGCGATCATTTTCTAGCGGGCACTCTTTACTCTTTGGATGACAACGGTAAGTTCAGCGACGTATTGGCCGAGCGTCAAGCTCCGCTTAATGCTGAAAAGGTCGCGGCATTGTCAGATACGGTTATCGAATATAAAGCCGATAATGAAAAGTACGTTGTGACGGTGTTTACTGACATTACGTGTGGCTACTGTGTTCGTCTACACAGCCAAATGCAAGGCTATAACGATCTGGGTATTACCGTTCGTTACATGGCTTACCCACGCCAAGGTGCGACCGGACAAGTTGCCGACCAAATGGCAGCAATTTGGGCTTCTGACGATCCAAAAGCAGCGATGCACAGTGCTAAAGCAGAACGTAAAATGCCAGCAGCGGGCACAGACCTTAGCGAGCAGAAGCAAATCATAGCGAAGCAGTATCAATTAGGCCGTGAGCTTGGTATTAACGGTACACCTGCTATCGTGCTAGCAAGTGGTGAGTTGGTGAGTGGTTACTTACCACCAGCACAACTTCTTCAGCGTTTAGAGCAGTAAGCTTTATTCTGAGCAAATCAGTTTGTTTTAGAATGGCATGATTTGTTCAGAGCGACGAGACTCGTTGAAAGATATCTAACCTTGTCGCTCGTTGTTTTAATTTCCCTACGTTTTTGATTTAAGGAGTGGCCTGATTGATATCGGGCCCATTTTTATATGATAGAGATCCAACGCCGCCCTGAGGTCGATACTTCAGTTTTACCTGCTCACTTACCTGACTTGTTAAAGCGCATTTATGTGAGTCGCGGAATCGACAGTGCAGAGCAACTGGAGACGGCTGCGAAAGGCTTACACTCCTATCAAAAACTGGGCGGTATCGATGCCGCGGTAGAACTGCTTTTCAATGCGATTAAGCTTCAAAAGCGCATTATCGTTGTCGGTGATTTTGATGCTGATGGCGCGACGAGTTCCGCTTTGTCGGTATTGGCACTGCGCATGCTGGGCAGTTCTAATGTCGATTACTTAGTACCAAACCGCTTTGAAGATGGCTACGGCTTGAGCCCAGAGGTTGTTGAACAAGCGATTGAGATTGGTGCCGAAGTGATCATGACCGTAGACAACGGTGTCTCTTCGATTGACGGTGTTCGCTTTGCTAAAGAGCAAGGCCTTGATGTGCTGGTTACTGATCATCACTTGCCTGGCTCTGAATTACCGATTGCCGATGCAATGGTTAACCCCAACCTAGAAAGCTGTACATTTCCTTCAAAAGCACTAGCGGGTGTGGGTGTGGCGTTTTACCTGATGATGGCGCTGTGTGTTCATATGCGTAAATTGGGTTGGTTCGCACAACATGGCATGACAGAACCTAAGTTGATGGAACTGATCGATTTGGTTGCGTTAGGTACCGTTGCCGACGTGGTACCACTCGATGAAAATAACCGTATTTTGGTTCATCAAGGTTTACAACGTATCCGTGCAGGCAAAGCGCGTCCGGGTATTCAGGCCTTGATTGAAATTGCTAAGCGAGACGCTAAGCGTTTGGTCGCTTCTGATTTTGGGTTTGCACTTGGCCCTCGTATCAATGCCGCAGGCCGATTGGATGATATGTCGTTTGGTGTTGAGTTGTTGATGAGCAATAACATTCACGCCGCGCGTCGAATGGCCAGCGAGTTAGATGGCTTGAACCAAACACGTAAAGAGATTGAAGAGGGCATGAAACAAGAGGCGATGGCTTTTTGTGAGCGCCTTGAGTTCGGTAAAGACGACTTGCCTTCCGGTTTAGCCCTGTTCCAACGTGATTGGCACCAAGGTGTGATTGGTATTTTGGCTTCGCGTATCAAAGATAAATATCACCGCCCAGTGATCGCATTCGCTGATGGTGGGGAAGGCAGTATCAAAGGTTCATGCCGCTCGATTCCGGGTTTGCACATGCGCGATGCGCTTGACCGAATCGATACTCAAAACCCAGGCTTGATCTTGAAGTTTGGTGGTCATGCAATGGCGGCCGGTTTGACCATTATGGAAAAAGACTTCGAGCGATTTAGTAAGATGTTTGATGACGTTGTGCGCAAAGAGCTCGGTGAGACGGCGCTGAAGGGCATCATCCTTTCTGATGGTGAGCTGTTACCAGAAGAGTTCTCAATGCACACCGCTGAAACGTTGCGTTCTGGTGGTCCTTGGGGGCAAGCTTTCCCAGAACCGATCTTTGATGGTGAGTTCAAAGTACTGCATCAAAAGTTGGTCGGTGAAAAACACCTTAAATTGATGCTAGAACCTTTATACAAAGGCCATCCAACTAATGTAATGATCGATGGTATTGCCTTCAACGTTGATTTACGTCGCTGGCCTGATGCGTCCGTGAAAACGGTGAGTCTCGCATTTAAGCTGGATATCAACGAGTTTCGTGGCAACCAATCTTTGCAGTTGATGATTGATCATATTGAAGCCAAATAGCGTTATCATTCATTAAATGATGTTCACCATTTAGCCCCAAATTCAACAAGCTCTGTTCAAAAACAGGGCTTGTTTTCTTTCTTTCCCTTATAAATCCTACGTCTTTTTTCAGCCTGTCAAATTTATATCCCACTAAGTTATTGAATCTTGGCTTTCCACTCTAAAAAATTCTGTATCTCCGTCACACTTTTGAGTACAATTCTTCGGTTAAATTCTACTCATAAATGATGAGCTAAAATGTTTGAAATCAATCCTATTAAAAACCGTCTGCAGGATGTGTCTGAACGCACAAATATCCTGAGGGGGTATCTTTGACTATGACGCTAAGAAAGAGCGTCTAGAAGAAGTAAACGCAGAATTAGAACAACCGGATGTATGGAACGAACCTGAGCGTGCACAAGCGCTAGGTAAAGAACGTTCTGCATTGGAAGCGGTAGTAGAAACAATCGATTTACTTGACCAAGGTGTTGAGGATGTTGAAGGTCTATTAGAGCTTGCGGTTGAAGAAGAAGACCAAGAAACGTTTGACGAAATTGAACCAGAACTGGCTGAGCTAGAAGCTAAGCTAGAAAAACTAGAATTCCGTCGTATGTTTGCTGGCGATCACGACGCATCAGATTGCTACATCGATTTACAGTCAGGCTCGGGCGGTACAGAAGCTCAAGACTGGACTTCAATGATGTTACGCATGTACTTACGTTGGGCAGATTCGAAAGGCTTCAAGACCGAAGTTATCGAAGTGTCTGATGGTGATGTTGCTGGCCTTAAAGGCGCAACGGTGCGTATTTCTGGTGAATACGCTTATGGTTGGTTACGTACAGAGACTGGTGTTCACCGTCTGGTTCGTAAGTCACCATTTGATTCAAGTGGTCGTCGTCATACTTCATTTGCATCTGCGTTTATCTACCCAGAGATTGATGACAACATTACGATCGACATTAATCCTTCTGACTTACGTATTGACGTATACCGTGCCTCTGGCGCTGGTGGTCAGCACGTAAACACCACTGAATCGGCGGTACGTATTACTCACGTTCCAACCAACACAGTGGTTCAATGTCAGAATGACCGTTCGCAGCATAAGAACAAAGATCAAGCGATGAAGCAGCTACGTGCTAAGCTTTTTGAACTTGAGATTCAAAAACAAAATGCTGAAAAACAAGCGAGCGAAGAAACGAAATCAGACATCGGTTGGGGCAGTCAAATCCGCTCTTACGTACTGGATGATTCTCGTATCAAAGATTTGCGCACCGGCATCGAAAACCGTAACACTCAAGCGGTTCTTGACGGTGACTTAGACAAGTTTATTGAAGCTAGCCTGAAATCAGGTCTGTAAGCTTTACCAACTATTAAGCTTTACCAATAATATTGGTAAAAATGCCTATATTTGAAAAAATATAGCTGTCCAAATTATAAAAGCAGGGTACATCTCTAATGACTGATGCTGTTCAAAACGAAAACGCACAAGAAGCTTCTTCACCTGAAGAGAACAAACTAATCGCTGAGCGCCGCAGCAAGCTGGATCACATCCGCCTGAACTGCAAAGCTAACGGTCACCCAAATGACTTCCGTCGTGAGCACCTAGCTGGCGACCTTCAAGCGGAATTCGGTGAGAAGACTAAGGAAGAGCTAGAAGAGCTTAACCACATCGTTGCGATCGCTGGTCGTATTATGGCGAAGCGTGGTCCATTCCTTGCGATTCAAGAAACTTCTGGTCGTATCCAAGCATACGCAGCGAAAGACGTTCAAAAAGTACTAAAAGAGAAGTACCAAGGCCTAGATATCGGTGACATCATCGGTGTTAAAGGTGCGCTTCACAAGTCTGGTAAAGGCGACCTTTACGTGAACATGGAAGAGTTTGAATTGCTAACGAAAGCACTTCGTCCTCTGCCAGAGAAGTTCCACGGTCTAACTGACCAAGAGATGCGTTACCGTCAGCGTTACGTTGACCTAATCGTGAACGAAGACTCTCGTAACACATTCATCGTACGTTCTAAGCTTGTGTCTTCAATCCGTAACTTCATGAGCTCAAAAGGCTACCTAGAAGTTGAAACGCCAATGATGCACGTGATCCCAGGTGGTGC of the Vibrio lentus genome contains:
- the recJ gene encoding single-stranded-DNA-specific exonuclease RecJ, giving the protein MIEIQRRPEVDTSVLPAHLPDLLKRIYVSRGIDSAEQLETAAKGLHSYQKLGGIDAAVELLFNAIKLQKRIIVVGDFDADGATSSALSVLALRMLGSSNVDYLVPNRFEDGYGLSPEVVEQAIEIGAEVIMTVDNGVSSIDGVRFAKEQGLDVLVTDHHLPGSELPIADAMVNPNLESCTFPSKALAGVGVAFYLMMALCVHMRKLGWFAQHGMTEPKLMELIDLVALGTVADVVPLDENNRILVHQGLQRIRAGKARPGIQALIEIAKRDAKRLVASDFGFALGPRINAAGRLDDMSFGVELLMSNNIHAARRMASELDGLNQTRKEIEEGMKQEAMAFCERLEFGKDDLPSGLALFQRDWHQGVIGILASRIKDKYHRPVIAFADGGEGSIKGSCRSIPGLHMRDALDRIDTQNPGLILKFGGHAMAAGLTIMEKDFERFSKMFDDVVRKELGETALKGIILSDGELLPEEFSMHTAETLRSGGPWGQAFPEPIFDGEFKVLHQKLVGEKHLKLMLEPLYKGHPTNVMIDGIAFNVDLRRWPDASVKTVSLAFKLDINEFRGNQSLQLMIDHIEAK
- the fldB gene encoding flavodoxin FldB → MKIGLFYGSTTCYTEMAAEKIRGIIGEDLVDIHNVKETPLSFMADYDLLLLGISTWDFGEIQEDWNELWEDIATTPMKGKVVALFGLGDQEGYGEWFLDAMGLLHDELKTAGAEFVGFWPNDDSYEFEASKALTEDKSQFVGLALDEDSQYELSDERIATWVEQVLVEYSEKL
- the prfB gene encoding peptide chain release factor 2 (programmed frameshift), with protein sequence MFEINPIKNRLQDVSERTNILRGYLDYDAKKERLEEVNAELEQPDVWNEPERAQALGKERSALEAVVETIDLLDQGVEDVEGLLELAVEEEDQETFDEIEPELAELEAKLEKLEFRRMFAGDHDASDCYIDLQSGSGGTEAQDWTSMMLRMYLRWADSKGFKTEVIEVSDGDVAGLKGATVRISGEYAYGWLRTETGVHRLVRKSPFDSSGRRHTSFASAFIYPEIDDNITIDINPSDLRIDVYRASGAGGQHVNTTESAVRITHVPTNTVVQCQNDRSQHKNKDQAMKQLRAKLFELEIQKQNAEKQASEETKSDIGWGSQIRSYVLDDSRIKDLRTGIENRNTQAVLDGDLDKFIEASLKSGL
- a CDS encoding thioredoxin fold domain-containing protein, with protein sequence MSVLRRLPLLALPLMITACNASEAKVEQTSTAVEVASAQAVDTTALTKRFEKIGIKVEKIVPSDIDGLLEIQTNSGIIFSSPKGDHFLAGTLYSLDDNGKFSDVLAERQAPLNAEKVAALSDTVIEYKADNEKYVVTVFTDITCGYCVRLHSQMQGYNDLGITVRYMAYPRQGATGQVADQMAAIWASDDPKAAMHSAKAERKMPAAGTDLSEQKQIIAKQYQLGRELGINGTPAIVLASGELVSGYLPPAQLLQRLEQ
- the brnQ gene encoding branched-chain amino acid transport system II carrier protein, with translation MKQSLKLTDIMALGFMLFAFFLGAGNIIFPPLAGQLAGDHFLPAMSGFLLTAVGLPLITIVAVAVAGGSWGHLTKDLPKQAATIMAVLIFIIIGPAFAAPRTGLVAYEMAVKPFFIDASQAHLTLFSIAFFVVAMFFSWSQGKLIDVIGKVLTPALFVGLVVLAIAVFVNPQGDILAAHGEYITQPMTKGFLEGYNTMDTFASLMFGMLIVDAIRSKGITDRAATTKYLISAGCIAAAGLAFVYISLFFLGATSATVAAGADNGGAILSLYVQSLFGPSGQLVLSVIVLLACLTTAIGLVSACSDYFSSLTPLSYKTWVIINGVACATVANVGLSQLISLSVPVLFALYPVAIALVALTFLRSRFPNPKAAYRVVVLVSLMFALIDGAKVAGVDVSALKMLPLFEIGMGWLLPTAAAIICMFFVGKSTEQEMAEETV
- the xerD gene encoding site-specific tyrosine recombinase XerD, which gives rise to MQSPQGQSADHGLVEQFLDAMWMERGLSENTLVSYRTDLSKLLTWMEKHNYRLDFISLSGLQDYQGWLADADFKQTSRARMLSAIRRLFQYLHREKVRADDPSALLISPKLPKRLPKDLSEEQVDSLLEAPDPNDPIELRDKAMLELLYATGLRVTELVSLTMENISLRQGVVRVIGKGGKERLVPMGENAVDWIETFIEQGRPQLLGDNSSDVVFPSKRAKQMTRQTFWYRIKHYSVIAGIDTELLSPHVLRHAFATHLLNYGADLRVVQMLLGHSDLSTTQIYTHVATERLKQIHAQHHPRA